The following DNA comes from Labrus mixtus chromosome 8, fLabMix1.1, whole genome shotgun sequence.
TGCGACAGAAATGAGCTCCTTTTTTTTGGACCAAAACTCAGAAGAGTGGATTACTTTCCCACAAGGCCAAATGTTATTGTCTCAATGTTATTTATCTTGGTTCAGGCGGCGTTAGCATTCCCATGGCAATGGCAACATAGGTAATGAAGTTCATAGATGATGCAAACTTTGGCAGGCTACTGGTGGGATCATTGTTCTTTAATTCACTCGTTTATTCAGCTTCACTTTTAGTTTGATGTGTCTTGCTGTACATTTTGCCATTTTATGCTGTTAATAATTTGCTTTTTCTGTATGAAATTTtcttctgagtgtgtgtgtgtgtgtgtgtgcgcttgtgtgAATACCATCCAACATTTGCTTTTTGCAAAGTTGATTTTCTGGGTAGCTGTGCAATAGCTTTATATCTTTAATTTGATGTTAAAGATCAAAGTGTTACAAGTATGTTTGCCACATTCACCTTCTGCAAAGTGTGAGTTATATGCAGTGTGTGTTCGTAGGATTGTGTCACTTTGAAATCAATTAGTCACATAGGCCGATAAGAAATCACAAACTATGCCTTCATGATATCTAAGTCACTGATCACAATATCCTCCTCCTATAACAATGCTCTGATAAATGTTGCTTCGCTTGCCTTTGAATTTAGCTAGAGCTTCTTCACTCTGCTCTTGCTGGTAGAAATGGCCTTCAACTAGCGGTGTCTACCTGAGATTTTTGGAATAAGGTTTTGTTTGCGCTCGAGGCTTCAGAAAGAGACTAAAAGATGCCAAGTATTTCAATCCTTGTGGAAAGTTTGATATTGccttttgaaataaaagaagttAAAGGGAACTGTTTTGAAGAATTGTCTACTGATTAGAATAAAGCCAGCAACTGGAAAGATTGTTGGATTCTTAAAGCACCTTGTAAGAGCGTAAACAAAGCCTTTTTGCTATTTGTTACTAAAAAGGGAATGAAACAGAAGTTTGAAATGATGTAGTGTTGAACCTGAGTTACGTATGTATATAGTGCTATTGGATTGATGCAGCTTCTATGTGGTTggaaagcagctttttttttgtaatgaacTAGAAAGCCGATGCAGGACTCCTTTGAATCCTGTCTCTGAAGACAGTTAACAGTTTGCTTTGTTGACAGAAGTATTATCAATGAAAGATTTTGAGACAGATcgaataaaacacttttaaagcgtgtgtgtttattcctgttttatgttatttttttaaatatttgatccCTCCCTATGAACTTTTGCTTGTTGCAAGTCAATCAAAAGTTTTCAGTTTGGGTCTTTAATAGTAAGCTCACTCTGGCCATGCCCGAACGGGCTTTCACACAGTGGGCTTTCACACTTCAAAATCACTCAAGATTGTTTTCATTTGCCTTTATTGCACAAtagatatttaattaaaatagtttttatttgtcaattctattattaaaggtgacatattttAAGCAAAATtcacttcatgtttttcacACACTAATaggtgtccctagcctgtctacaaacctccAAGTCATTATTATTTggctgctccacttttcagaaaatgtgtcctcaaacaggccgtttagagattttcccttcatgacatcacaaagggcagtaacccctcccccaagtgggtgacactccctCAGCTTGGTGTTCGTTTGTCCTGAGACCTATttcaacttgttgaaaaggaaaataatttgTGAACTTTAATCTGAAATTTAAGTAAATGGGAAAGTAAAAATATCTGGAAGgttgcagaggaaaaaaaaacacgacacGAAGGGGGACCACCAAACTCTCTCTTTATTTGCAAACAAGTAAAACCTCTTACAGTAAATCACATCACTGGTTCAGCGAAGCATTTTTGaaacattcatgaaaattcaaGTTTTGGTTGAAGCCTAAAAACACCGCCTGGCATCCACAACGTTTGTCCAAACTCtaatttttttgtctgtaaataTTGGAAACTGGACAAATAAATGGTAAGGCTGGACATTCACAAAATACTTTCAGAGCTTCTCAGCAATAATACTCCTAATGAAAGCCCATTAACAATTCTGAAGAATATGGTGTGTGTATATGGAAGCGGAGAAAACCCTCGCttggattcatattttttattgcCCTTATCTCTCACTtataagcttaaaaaaaataattgaaacaaTAGTCTCTCTGGGCTTCCATAGTTTATACTGTACCATAAGTGCAGACATTTAAACAGCACAACCTTTAAAGccactgtacctttaaatacaCATTAATTATGCTATAAGTAACAGACATGTGAGCAAACTGAACACTCAAATTCTTGGCAACTATCTATTTTCAAAGCCCTTAAAACTCATCTGACAATGTGCCTCTGGTTACAGAACACATTATGTGCAGCTGATTTTTTACTGAAAGTGTTCCACACTCAGTAAATGTGTCATATATCGTCACATGTTGCAGACATTTGACACATGCAAAGCAGCAAGATCACACTGTGGAGTGGACTATCCATGTAACAGAAACCTACAGTACATTACTATTTGATAGACAGATACACATCTTATACAAAGCACTGCAAAACTCAAACagttaaaatttaaataaataaaaagcacaaactgTGTTTTAGAGTCAAGAGAAGCAACAAGTACAAGAGCTGTCTGCTGCATAGATCAAAGCTTATATCCACACTCCTGCTCACAGGATGGTAAAGTGTTCGCAAAAACACGTAAAAATAAAAGgcaacagcagaaataagtgaTGTTTAAACAAGATACATACTCCATCTATTGTGACCATTACTGTCACAAAACTGACATCTCCAATATGGTTACATCCATGTTGTAGATTCCATTGAATGAGGCTGAATTGTTAGACATTCTATATAATACCATGTAATATGATAATGCTGACAAAACATGGTttgtcagtgtttcatgtaaaaaaaaataaaaagtgtttgtcGGGACAGGCAGACACAGGACCTCAGGAGAggctgctaatgttagctcaaTGAGTTGTTGAGGTGCCTAGCTTGTTTTTAggataaatatattttgatgcACAGAGCTGGGTAGTACAAGAAACATAGTAATCATTAAACCTCTTcattttacaatgtttacagcTGACAAAAATTtgtcataacttttttttaatctgcactGGTGTGAGAGATGAACTTAATATCGAGTGATACTCATGTCTAGGTTTCAGAGTTgccactggaaatgaaaaagggtACTGGAAACCTCTAAAGGTTATTGCACTTCATACTCAAGCACTCATACACCCAGTCTGCAACTCTGTTAATATATACTGATGTGGCTTTAAGCTAAATAATCCATCTGTTATCCTGCATGCTAACCGGCTATAGATGCTCTCCAGTGAATTCTTTCAGAGGAtatgatgaaacaaaaaaactgttgatACACATCAATTACACGCAGAAAGCCCTcactttagaagaaaaaaattttaaaaaatccaccGCGGATCAAATGTTTAACACGCAGACATGCAAATGTTCACAAGGTGCAGCAAATACACAGTGTTTCAGTCAGCCTCTTAGTCAGTGTCTGTAAAAGCCAAAATGTGGATCTCAACTGTCTGTGACACcctaaacacactcacacactttatTACTTTTGTTCAGAGCCCTATGTAGACCGAAgtgaaaacctttttaaaaaaaacaaaagcagaatcTCAGCCGCTGGCTTTCAGCTCCGCCTGTAAACTTGTTTCAGTGCAAGATCTAGCTAAATGTGATGAAACAAACTCTCTGAAAGCAGTGGGGAAGGTGAGGTTTATATCGGCTTGTAAAGCAGAGAGGTGACGTATTTCTTTTTGTACCTGTGAGTGGCACTCAGCACCATCACTCCATCCTACACAGAAAAGAGCACAACACACAGGAGATCCAAGTGGGATACAAAACCACAgagatgttttccttttttaaaaccaccaACTAATGCACACAGCATGAAGTACgggcattttattttaaattgtaaaaaaaaaaaaaatgggtaaACGTATAGGCTATGGATTCATgttgagaaaataaattatataaaagaatatagatgtttgtgttgttaggAAGAATTGGGAGAAATTGTCAGCTTACTTCAGTGAACTTACCTTTATCGAGAGAGCGTAAAGATGGTTTAACATGACGTGGTTTGGTTCAGGCAGCAGGGCGGGGTCACACTGccaggagaaaacaaaaagaacagtaACAAACCAGCAAGACAAAGGTAAATAACAACAATAGAATAGTTCAAATCAGGATGGAGATGCTGACCGATATATTGGTGTCCTTGTTGAGAATAacttgaaggaggtgaggggGGAGAATAGGAGGGGCTTTGAAATGCTCCTCAGGTCTGAAGACATACTGCTCCTGTCCGTATGGACCTGGAGGGGAGCTGGACAgatctgcaaacaaacaaacagtcacaaataaactacaaacatgGCTGCACGACTTGATTTAATTTTCCAATGTTTACTATTAAGATGGTCAATCTGTAACTTAAGTTGTTAAGCACACACAAGAATACACAAAGAGCTCTCACATTTTTGCCCACAAACTATTCACATTTAtaggtagagtcagtagcatCATTTTTTGCatcttgtaaacacaacaatcAAACTGGACCCCTCCTCCTGAGCTCATCGCCCTCAGAAGTTCACACTCCCTGCAGGTagtagtgtgtatgtttacttaTTGTACCTACACCGTAAGATAgcgcatgctagcacaagctaatcACCGGTGTTTGGCAACCGCCTGTCCAAaagaaagcagaccaactctgCAGGGGAAAGCCAACGCAAGGTTCACCCTTGTTTTGGAACGAGCTTTATGTGCTCGGCATGTCTACATTTTCTCTTCTATGCATTTACATCCACGTCCGTCAGATTCGGTGGTTTGAATCACATCCAATTACTGAACTggatccactcctaaactcacctgagCACGTTGGCTGAGAGCAATACACCAACTCCCTTCCCAGAAACGCCTTGGGTCAACCAAAACATAACATCAAAATCAAAAGtggacacagtcaccaccacacatgcaTGGAGGCCCATAACTGATAATTGAGCGGCATTACTTTTGTATTAGTctagattttatttattaggaaaaagctactgactctatctttaattCATATAAGTTCACACTATCCAAATAAACTGTATCAGATTCTGGTCTTGAGAAAATTGCTATTCTTGTTACCCATTTGTTTGATTGGCTAAATGaggaaaaatgtgtaaaagaaagTTGAAGCACAAAGGCTGACCTGATGTGTCCGAGCACTCCAGAGAGTCAACGTGCAGCGCGTCAAACACCTCAAAGTCGGACTTTTTCACCTGGATCAGGTTGTTGATGGTGCCGAGCTGGCTGGTAACAACTGGCTGCAGAGGACAAATGTTCCGAGACAGCTGAATGATTATTCTTTAtaacattcttcttttttctagatAATCTAGAAAGTGTCATGTTTTTCTCAATTTCTTAATTATTCCTTTTCAAATGCGTACATTCATGGGGTGAAGATGGCCTAGCAGCTAGGTAGGGcaacatgtacagaggctttagttcTCCAAGCGggaggcccaggttcaagtctgacctgtagttcctttcctgcatgtcattccccgacAATTTCGCCcccgatttcctactctatccactgtcctttcaaatTAAGGCatgaaagcccaaaaatacatctttaaataaagtctTAATTCATTAGATGTTCTTATGTCTCAGGCCTGGATGTAATCTGTGTGATGAGTTTAAGTGTTTCATGAACAGACCTAATTCTACCAAGAGAagacaatgaaacaaaatgagacTGATGTACCTCTGAAGGATCGTGGACCCACTGTCCATCGACAAAAAACTTGTACTGGTGCTCTCCTTCTAGCAGGTCCAGGATCGCTACAAAGTCATTATGGCTTTAcaggacagaagaaaaaaaaagagtattagAGCAAAAGTTGATCTTCCTCTCAGTTAAAACActacattatgaaaacattgttGGAGCCATTATGTACCTCCTGTGATTATTTATATGGGAACCCACAGAGAATGTGAGAGTGAGattgatgtttaaaaacatgGTTACCTTTTATTAAGAGGTATCTTTGTGCTCCAGTTATTAAAGGAACCAGCTATGTAGACCTCCTTCCCCCCTCCGGCCCAGCGGATGACTGTTGGTCGAGCTTGGGGACCAGTTTTCACTAGGTTATCCAGATCAGGGGTGAATCCCTTCTCTTCTAACACCTgaaaacagatatttaaactATTAGCTGATATTTTGGGAAAACATATACACAAAAGGAGTGGAAATGTGAACGGTATCTCTGCAGAATGAACAACATCCTGTTCAATAATCTGTATTCCTGCTGCACCTTG
Coding sequences within:
- the prkab2 gene encoding 5'-AMP-activated protein kinase subunit beta-2; protein product: MGNTSDRVAGDRHGAKAHRSDSSGSHKDLEPSSKMVDSTDDPNIFNTHGPESKVLEEKGFTPDLDNLVKTGPQARPTVIRWAGGGKEVYIAGSFNNWSTKIPLNKSHNDFVAILDLLEGEHQYKFFVDGQWVHDPSEPVVTSQLGTINNLIQVKKSDFEVFDALHVDSLECSDTSDLSSSPPGPYGQEQYVFRPEEHFKAPPILPPHLLQVILNKDTNISCDPALLPEPNHVMLNHLYALSIKDGVMVLSATHRYKKKYVTSLLYKPI